In the Chroococcidiopsis sp. SAG 2025 genome, one interval contains:
- the psaC gene encoding photosystem I iron-sulfur center protein PsaC translates to MSHTVKIYDTCIGCTQCVRACPTDVLEMVPWDGCKAAQIASSPRTEDCVGCKRCETACPTDFLSIRVYLGAETTRSMGLAY, encoded by the coding sequence ATGTCTCATACCGTTAAAATCTACGATACCTGTATCGGCTGCACCCAGTGCGTGCGGGCTTGCCCGACAGACGTGCTAGAGATGGTTCCTTGGGATGGCTGCAAAGCCGCTCAAATCGCTTCCTCTCCCCGCACGGAAGACTGTGTAGGCTGCAAGCGCTGTGAAACAGCTTGTCCCACCGACTTTTTAAGCATTCGCGTATATCTCGGTGCGGAAACCACTCGCAGCATGGGTCTAGCTTACTAG